A window from Chitinophaga filiformis encodes these proteins:
- a CDS encoding flavin monoamine oxidase family protein: MSISRRAFLSQTGKVAAAYPAMLALGMLQRAPAHAFDLQGTGNGKRIVILGAGLAGLTAAYELTKLGYQCTILEARNRAGGRCWSIRKGTVHQETDIAPQTAAFDSDQYFNAGPSRIPHHHELTMHYCRELGVPIQVYNNVNEATYFFSEGKGPLSNKKIRAREIHNDLRGYTSELLAKAIDQQKIDTALTKEDTQKVLEYLRAEGGLDIDKLYKASDRRGFVEAPGAGDKPGKIGDPHRLADIISSGLADPDFYNVAEYTYELQMTMFQAIGGMDNIAKAFEQRVGKMIRFGCEVTEIVNQPEGVKILYKDKKGSNELQADLCVCTLPLPVLSNIQHNFSSDVSRAIDNVPYMITGKIGLQFKRRFWEEDEQIFGGITHTNNDLTQIFYPSYDYLSKKGILLGYYNFHEKAKRTGNLTHAEREKLALEKGSLIHPQYTKEFETSFSVSWHKTPYSMGGWGLYTGATRQTFYKSLLQPDKQVYFAGEHTTYLNAWMAGAFESARRTVADIHARVTDQRITYPTATGS; encoded by the coding sequence ATGTCAATTTCAAGAAGAGCATTCTTATCCCAGACAGGGAAAGTAGCTGCTGCCTACCCCGCTATGCTCGCCCTGGGAATGTTACAGAGAGCACCCGCCCATGCCTTTGACCTGCAGGGAACCGGAAACGGTAAACGTATCGTTATTCTCGGTGCAGGCCTGGCAGGACTGACTGCTGCTTATGAGCTAACAAAGCTGGGATACCAGTGCACTATCCTGGAAGCACGCAACAGGGCTGGTGGAAGATGCTGGAGCATCCGTAAGGGTACCGTTCATCAGGAAACTGATATTGCGCCGCAGACAGCCGCCTTCGACAGTGATCAGTACTTTAATGCAGGCCCGTCCCGCATTCCGCATCATCATGAGCTGACCATGCATTATTGCCGGGAACTGGGTGTGCCCATACAGGTATACAATAATGTAAACGAAGCCACCTATTTCTTCAGTGAAGGCAAGGGCCCCCTTTCCAATAAGAAGATCAGGGCCCGTGAGATCCATAATGACCTGCGCGGCTATACGAGCGAATTGCTCGCCAAGGCCATTGATCAGCAGAAGATCGATACCGCCCTTACTAAAGAAGATACGCAGAAGGTCCTGGAATACCTCCGGGCAGAAGGGGGCCTGGACATCGACAAGCTATATAAAGCATCCGACAGGCGTGGCTTTGTTGAAGCGCCGGGTGCGGGCGACAAACCAGGGAAGATCGGCGATCCACACCGGCTGGCAGATATCATCTCCTCCGGCCTGGCAGACCCTGACTTCTACAACGTAGCAGAATATACGTACGAGTTACAGATGACCATGTTCCAGGCCATTGGCGGTATGGACAATATCGCCAAAGCTTTTGAACAGCGGGTGGGCAAGATGATCCGCTTCGGATGCGAGGTGACAGAGATTGTCAATCAGCCGGAAGGCGTAAAGATCCTCTACAAAGACAAAAAGGGCAGCAATGAACTACAGGCCGACCTTTGCGTGTGCACATTGCCACTGCCCGTATTGAGCAATATCCAGCATAATTTCTCTTCCGATGTAAGCCGGGCCATCGACAATGTGCCTTATATGATCACGGGAAAGATCGGCCTCCAATTCAAAAGAAGGTTCTGGGAAGAAGATGAGCAGATCTTTGGCGGCATCACCCATACCAACAATGACCTGACACAGATCTTCTATCCGTCCTACGACTATCTCAGTAAAAAAGGGATCCTGCTGGGCTATTACAATTTTCACGAGAAAGCGAAACGGACGGGCAATCTTACACATGCAGAACGCGAGAAACTGGCGCTGGAAAAGGGCAGCCTGATACATCCGCAGTATACGAAGGAGTTTGAAACCTCTTTCTCTGTGAGCTGGCATAAAACGCCCTACAGCATGGGAGGATGGGGCTTGTACACAGGCGCCACCAGGCAGACATTCTACAAGAGTTTATTACAGCCCGACAAACAGGTATACTTCGCAGGTGAACATACCACCTATCTGAATGCCTGGATGGCCGGCGCTTTTGAATCGGCCAGAAGAACGGTAGCTGACATTCATGCCAGGGTTACGGATCAACGTATCACTTATCCTACTGCCACCGGCAGTTAA
- a CDS encoding pyridoxal phosphate-dependent aminotransferase, giving the protein MSTTNSMNRRDWLKTTALFTGGLTMLPPALSRLQAAPATPVAGNSTAYANDLALGPKLPANLKARLFANENPFGPSASAKKAIMDSMLTSYQYPIRLMPELEEKICAYEGITPDMLMLSSGSSPLLLGTAVSLCRDGGNIVTADPTYDDLPTRCEKVNAKWIKVPLTKEYTHDLDAIEKAITPDTKLVYICNPNNPTGTIVDKDKLKAFCERVSQKVTVFVDEAYIDYLPDAAATTMISSVKKGQNIIVARTFSKVYGLAGLRLGYIIAQPATIAKLQPHTSCSWAALSAPAISGALASYQDQAYMQEVVKKTTESKQFLYDTLKAEGYSYIPSHTNFVMFPLKMDGERFAEEMLKRSVGLRNWKLNNQDWCRISIGRMDEMQAFAAAFKELS; this is encoded by the coding sequence ATGAGTACCACCAACTCCATGAACAGGCGTGACTGGCTGAAGACCACAGCCCTGTTTACCGGAGGATTGACGATGCTTCCTCCGGCGCTCAGTCGCCTGCAGGCAGCACCTGCCACCCCTGTCGCCGGTAATAGCACGGCCTACGCCAACGACCTTGCGCTGGGCCCTAAACTGCCTGCCAACCTAAAAGCCAGACTGTTTGCCAACGAGAATCCATTCGGCCCTTCTGCCAGTGCAAAAAAGGCCATTATGGACAGTATGCTGACCAGCTACCAGTACCCCATCCGCCTGATGCCGGAACTGGAAGAAAAGATCTGCGCATATGAAGGCATCACGCCAGATATGCTGATGCTGAGCTCCGGCTCTTCTCCCCTGCTCTTAGGCACTGCTGTCAGCCTGTGCAGAGACGGCGGCAACATTGTTACTGCAGATCCTACTTACGACGATCTCCCGACCCGTTGCGAAAAGGTGAACGCCAAATGGATCAAGGTACCACTGACCAAAGAATATACACATGACCTGGACGCGATAGAGAAAGCTATTACGCCGGATACCAAACTGGTGTACATCTGTAATCCCAACAACCCGACGGGTACCATTGTAGACAAAGACAAACTGAAAGCATTCTGTGAACGCGTGTCGCAGAAAGTGACGGTATTTGTAGATGAGGCTTATATCGACTACCTGCCCGATGCGGCTGCTACTACCATGATCAGCAGTGTGAAGAAAGGACAGAACATTATCGTGGCACGTACTTTCTCCAAAGTATACGGACTGGCAGGCCTGCGTTTAGGTTATATCATCGCACAGCCTGCCACCATTGCGAAACTACAGCCACACACCTCCTGCAGCTGGGCGGCCCTCTCAGCGCCCGCCATCAGTGGCGCACTGGCCAGCTACCAGGACCAGGCCTATATGCAGGAAGTAGTGAAGAAAACAACTGAGAGCAAACAGTTCCTCTACGATACACTGAAAGCCGAAGGTTACAGCTACATTCCTTCTCACACCAACTTCGTTATGTTCCCGCTTAAAATGGACGGAGAACGTTTTGCAGAAGAGATGTTAAAACGGAGCGTAGGTCTACGTAACTGGAAACTGAACAACCAGGATTGGTGCAGGATCAGCATCGGACGCATGGATGAAATGCAGGCATTTGCAGCTGCATTCAAGGAATTATCTTAA
- a CDS encoding Hint domain-containing protein codes for MKKYLLTLLSSLCILQVMAQSRPITTAEYVKAKTFTVKDLDNDTYVKFNNAYVLDRYEMRKPYFITGDDGQKKRIDLYRLIAKDSMQDIATVIFYTNESGKLYTAVMPLFNSNADIWNQYFEDIHAIDKVEKNYVLKLSYVLSKEFSYQLYKAMNAGKNVKDEAGTYGTDICFPGDQLVTLANGAQKELRDIQPGDEIISPDAATHQTSTIRVKELVKHTAENYAITRLLVMHATEEDAAGIHVVTLSGKVLQATPNHPVLTIAGKKQMGTITAGDQLLCMDEHTKTLVTYTVVNKTEAAGGKQPVYNIIAEGGDAFMMNNIMVLQK; via the coding sequence ATGAAAAAATATCTGCTCACATTACTTTCCTCTCTTTGCATATTGCAGGTGATGGCGCAATCCCGCCCTATCACCACTGCCGAATATGTGAAAGCCAAGACCTTTACGGTAAAAGACCTGGACAATGATACCTACGTAAAGTTCAACAATGCTTATGTATTGGACCGCTATGAAATGCGAAAGCCTTATTTTATTACCGGCGACGATGGACAGAAAAAAAGGATAGACCTCTACCGGCTGATAGCGAAAGACAGTATGCAGGACATTGCTACCGTAATTTTCTACACCAATGAAAGCGGCAAACTGTATACAGCCGTCATGCCACTGTTCAACAGCAATGCTGATATCTGGAACCAGTACTTTGAGGATATTCATGCCATTGATAAAGTGGAGAAGAACTACGTGCTGAAACTGTCTTACGTATTGTCCAAAGAATTCAGCTACCAGTTGTACAAGGCCATGAATGCGGGTAAGAATGTAAAAGACGAAGCCGGTACTTATGGCACTGATATCTGTTTTCCGGGCGACCAGCTGGTGACACTGGCCAATGGTGCGCAGAAGGAACTGCGCGACATACAGCCGGGAGATGAGATCATCAGTCCTGATGCGGCTACACACCAGACCAGCACCATTCGCGTAAAAGAACTGGTGAAACACACTGCCGAAAATTATGCCATCACCCGCCTGCTGGTGATGCATGCCACAGAAGAGGATGCAGCTGGTATACATGTGGTGACCTTGTCAGGGAAAGTATTACAGGCAACGCCGAACCATCCGGTGCTGACCATTGCAGGCAAAAAGCAGATGGGCACCATTACTGCAGGCGATCAGCTGCTTTGTATGGATGAACACACCAAAACACTCGTCACATATACTGTTGTTAATAAAACGGAAGCTGCCGGAGGCAAGCAACCTGTCTACAACATCATTGCTGAAGGCGGAGATGCCTTTATGATGAACAATATCATGGTATTACAGAAATAA
- the fusA gene encoding elongation factor G, producing MKRQEQFRNIGIMAHVDAGKTTVTERMLYYTGLTHKLGSVDEGNTVMDSDPQEEKRGITISSAAITTWWQLDGNKYQVNIIDTPGHVDFTAEVERSLRVLDGAIAVFCAKSGVQPQSETVWQQANRYHVPRIVMINKMDRQGADFRRVVNEIREVLHTNAVPVQLPIGAEDAFSGVIDLITMKAYVWDSQDGKTYTVTDIPANMLAEAEQARINLLEELSLYDEGVFESYTTDPAMVSVTEIYRALRKATLQMQVIPVLAGAAYRNKGVQPLLDAVVRYLPAPADVQEIHATDPETEESLQITTTEESPFAALAFKIISDDYAGKLTFVRVYAGTLRTGDAVWNGRTGKKVRISRLMRIMSDKYETADVISAGDIGAVVGLKDVRTGDTLSDVERPVLLEKISFPEPMMGYAIEAKVAKDVNRLGEALAKLVEEDPTLSVSVDAASGQTILKGMGELHLEVVLEKLAANYQLEINKGQPQIAYKEVFTKAVQHKEVYKKQNGGSGNFAEIVFELSPREDGQQGLEFVNEVTGGAIPREFIPSVKKGFEEAMQNGVLAGYPVQSMRVRLLDGDIHEKDSHALDFEHAALIGFRAAAAKAAPRLLEPFMSVEVTLPEEFTGAITGDLNRRRGVIRGMEMKASAQYIKAEVPLAELFGYVTTLRTLSSGRAAVSVTFQDYQPAPNNIAAKVLQQAAGSTAGKVLAEL from the coding sequence ATGAAACGACAGGAACAATTCAGGAATATAGGGATCATGGCGCATGTGGATGCCGGTAAAACAACCGTTACAGAACGCATGCTGTATTATACAGGACTTACACACAAGTTAGGTAGTGTTGATGAAGGAAATACCGTCATGGATAGCGATCCGCAGGAAGAGAAACGTGGCATCACCATTTCTTCTGCGGCCATCACTACCTGGTGGCAACTGGATGGTAATAAATACCAGGTGAATATTATAGATACGCCCGGACACGTGGACTTTACTGCGGAAGTAGAACGTTCGCTGCGCGTGCTGGACGGCGCCATTGCTGTGTTCTGTGCAAAATCGGGTGTACAACCGCAGTCTGAAACGGTGTGGCAGCAGGCTAACCGTTATCATGTGCCACGTATTGTGATGATCAATAAGATGGACCGGCAGGGAGCAGATTTCCGTCGTGTGGTGAATGAGATCCGTGAGGTATTGCATACGAACGCTGTGCCTGTGCAATTGCCCATTGGTGCGGAAGACGCTTTTTCCGGCGTGATTGACCTGATCACTATGAAGGCTTATGTATGGGATAGTCAGGATGGTAAAACATATACCGTTACTGATATTCCTGCCAACATGCTGGCAGAAGCGGAACAGGCGCGTATTAATCTGCTGGAAGAACTTTCATTGTATGATGAAGGTGTCTTTGAAAGCTATACCACTGACCCTGCTATGGTATCCGTCACTGAGATCTACCGTGCCCTGCGCAAAGCTACCTTACAGATGCAGGTTATCCCTGTACTGGCAGGCGCCGCTTATCGCAATAAAGGTGTACAACCTTTGCTGGATGCAGTAGTCCGTTATCTGCCTGCTCCGGCTGATGTGCAGGAGATCCATGCTACTGATCCGGAAACGGAAGAAAGTTTGCAGATAACTACTACGGAAGAAAGTCCGTTTGCTGCGCTGGCCTTCAAGATCATCTCTGATGACTATGCAGGCAAGCTGACATTTGTCAGGGTATATGCCGGTACTTTACGTACAGGTGATGCCGTGTGGAACGGCCGTACAGGTAAGAAGGTGCGTATCAGTCGCCTGATGCGTATCATGTCTGACAAGTATGAAACCGCTGATGTGATCAGCGCTGGTGATATTGGTGCTGTGGTTGGACTGAAGGACGTGCGTACAGGCGATACCCTGTCTGACGTGGAAAGGCCTGTACTGCTCGAAAAGATCAGCTTCCCTGAGCCCATGATGGGATACGCTATTGAAGCGAAAGTGGCCAAAGATGTGAACAGGCTGGGCGAAGCGCTTGCTAAGCTGGTAGAAGAAGATCCTACCTTGTCGGTAAGCGTGGATGCCGCTTCCGGTCAAACCATCCTCAAAGGAATGGGGGAATTGCACCTGGAAGTTGTGCTGGAGAAACTGGCAGCGAACTATCAGCTGGAGATCAATAAAGGACAACCGCAGATCGCCTATAAAGAGGTGTTCACCAAAGCGGTGCAACACAAGGAAGTGTATAAGAAGCAGAATGGTGGGTCGGGTAACTTTGCTGAGATCGTGTTCGAGCTGTCGCCGCGTGAAGACGGACAACAAGGTCTTGAGTTTGTCAATGAAGTCACCGGTGGCGCTATTCCACGCGAGTTCATTCCATCTGTGAAGAAAGGATTTGAAGAAGCGATGCAGAACGGCGTGCTGGCAGGCTACCCCGTACAATCCATGCGGGTGCGTTTGCTGGATGGCGACATCCATGAGAAAGACTCTCATGCGCTGGACTTCGAACATGCTGCCCTGATAGGATTCCGCGCAGCAGCTGCAAAAGCTGCTCCCCGTTTACTGGAGCCTTTCATGAGTGTGGAAGTGACCCTGCCGGAAGAATTTACCGGTGCTATTACCGGTGATCTCAACAGGCGCCGTGGTGTGATCAGGGGAATGGAAATGAAGGCGAGTGCTCAGTATATCAAAGCGGAAGTGCCGCTGGCAGAACTGTTTGGATATGTAACCACCTTGCGCACGCTTTCTTCGGGAAGAGCTGCGGTATCTGTCACCTTCCAGGATTATCAGCCGGCGCCTAATAACATTGCCGCTAAAGTGCTTCAGCAGGCGGCTGGCAGTACGGCCGGTAAAGTGTTGGCGGAGCTTTAA
- a CDS encoding DUF434 domain-containing protein → MDNNELQAERNQEKHPEDQSLFGTAAAKEQLRQGLEDMHYLLSRDYPPKASLALVGNRYNLIKRQLLALQGMSASAQQLERRKSKELHPDELIHKTIYIDGFNLLILLETIYSGGFVFKGLDGCYRDISSVHGTYKMMNQTGDVLVLIGETLRKLQIKKVVWIFDAPISNSGKLKAFCYELAAQYQFPWEIHLENSPDKFLIAGDKTVCSSDAWILDECAAWFNLGAWIINSEKNRQLNIVDPSLHL, encoded by the coding sequence ATGGACAATAACGAACTGCAAGCCGAAAGAAACCAGGAAAAACATCCGGAAGATCAATCATTATTCGGAACAGCCGCCGCTAAGGAACAGTTAAGGCAGGGGCTGGAAGATATGCATTACCTGCTCAGCAGGGATTACCCGCCGAAGGCTTCCCTGGCATTGGTTGGCAACAGATACAACCTGATCAAACGCCAGTTGCTGGCTTTGCAGGGAATGAGCGCCTCCGCACAACAACTGGAACGGCGAAAAAGTAAGGAACTACATCCTGATGAACTAATACATAAAACGATCTACATAGATGGTTTTAACCTCTTAATCCTCCTGGAAACTATTTATTCCGGCGGTTTCGTATTTAAAGGATTGGATGGATGTTACCGCGATATATCATCTGTTCACGGTACCTATAAAATGATGAATCAAACCGGAGATGTACTGGTATTGATAGGAGAAACACTTCGCAAACTGCAGATAAAAAAAGTGGTCTGGATCTTCGATGCACCCATCTCCAATAGTGGAAAGTTGAAAGCATTTTGTTATGAACTGGCAGCGCAATATCAATTTCCCTGGGAGATCCATCTTGAGAATTCGCCCGATAAATTCCTGATAGCAGGCGATAAAACAGTGTGCAGTTCAGATGCCTGGATATTGGATGAATGTGCCGCCTGGTTTAACCTGGGTGCATGGATCATCAATAGTGAAAAGAACAGACAGTTGAATATAGTAGATCCTTCATTACACTTGTAA
- a CDS encoding alpha-ketoglutarate-dependent dioxygenase AlkB family protein: MQLFDDCELFDEGIRRFVDFQLPGTELRLWEQFFTKAESDKYFRILKETTPWQQRTRKMYDRVLPDPRLTAYYGGSNGFEWTTELLDIKAKVEAECGIEFDRVLLNYYRDGNDSVSWHSDYLPADGRHHAIASVTFGETRIFKVRPKQHAGAETLDIPLTHGSFLLMGETMQDLYEHHIPKTSRKIGARINLTFRISEPGKPVYYVN; this comes from the coding sequence ATGCAACTTTTTGATGATTGTGAACTGTTTGATGAGGGGATAAGGCGTTTCGTAGACTTTCAGCTGCCCGGCACAGAGTTAAGGCTCTGGGAGCAATTTTTCACTAAGGCAGAGTCAGATAAATACTTCAGAATACTCAAGGAAACCACCCCCTGGCAACAGCGAACCCGGAAAATGTATGACAGGGTCCTGCCGGATCCCCGTTTAACTGCCTATTATGGCGGCTCCAATGGTTTTGAATGGACCACCGAACTGTTGGATATTAAGGCTAAGGTAGAAGCAGAGTGCGGTATCGAATTTGACCGGGTGTTACTGAACTACTACCGGGACGGGAATGATTCCGTGTCCTGGCACAGCGATTATTTACCTGCAGATGGGAGACATCATGCCATCGCCTCTGTCACCTTCGGAGAAACCAGGATCTTTAAGGTGCGACCTAAGCAACATGCAGGGGCAGAAACCCTGGACATCCCTTTGACCCATGGCAGTTTCCTGCTGATGGGAGAAACCATGCAGGACCTTTACGAACATCATATCCCTAAAACATCCCGGAAGATCGGGGCCCGTATCAACCTCACATTCCGTATATCGGAGCCTGGAAAACCTGTTTATTACGTTAATTAG
- a CDS encoding alginate lyase family protein, whose protein sequence is MKHLTILLILLLCSAFDPPDKTIVNVLREQVLKEAAWAKQQAPVTVTAATCKRSAGGKHDFYSEGDYWWPDPAHPDSPYIQRDGMTNPDNFAAHRHAMIRFSRIIGALAAAYRITGNAAYIRESLPHLRAWFTDTATRMHPNLQYAQAIKGRFTGRGIGIIDAIHLMEVAQGVLVMQRNPAFDKELAKGIHEWFADYLHWLTTHQYGKDEMNAKNNHGTCWVMQAACFARLTQDTALLRFCRDRYKQVLLPNQMAADGSFPLELARTKPYGYSLFNLDAMVTICQILSDKENDLWAYKLPDGRSIKKGIAFLYPYVADKAKWPYKKDVMYWDEWPVAQPFLVFGATAYQQQEWLDTWKKLDHQPSNAEVVRNLPVRHPLIWL, encoded by the coding sequence ATGAAGCACCTTACGATTTTACTGATACTGCTATTGTGTAGCGCCTTCGATCCGCCTGATAAAACTATTGTCAATGTACTGCGTGAGCAGGTACTCAAAGAAGCTGCCTGGGCGAAGCAACAGGCGCCCGTAACGGTCACTGCTGCAACCTGTAAGCGCAGTGCAGGCGGTAAGCATGATTTTTACTCTGAAGGCGATTACTGGTGGCCTGACCCTGCCCATCCGGATAGCCCCTATATCCAGCGGGATGGTATGACCAATCCTGACAATTTTGCTGCACATCGTCATGCAATGATCCGTTTCAGCCGCATTATAGGTGCGCTGGCTGCTGCTTATCGTATCACGGGCAATGCTGCATATATCCGCGAATCCCTCCCGCATCTGAGGGCGTGGTTCACGGATACTGCTACACGCATGCATCCCAACCTGCAGTATGCACAGGCTATTAAAGGCCGGTTCACGGGCAGAGGTATTGGCATTATTGACGCTATTCATCTGATGGAGGTGGCCCAGGGAGTGCTGGTCATGCAGCGCAATCCTGCCTTCGATAAGGAACTGGCAAAAGGCATTCATGAATGGTTTGCAGATTATCTCCATTGGCTTACCACACATCAGTATGGTAAAGATGAAATGAATGCGAAGAACAACCACGGTACCTGCTGGGTGATGCAGGCTGCCTGCTTCGCCCGCCTTACCCAGGACACCGCTTTATTACGATTTTGCAGGGACAGGTACAAGCAGGTGCTGTTACCTAACCAGATGGCTGCCGACGGTAGTTTCCCCCTGGAATTGGCCAGAACGAAGCCCTATGGGTATTCCCTGTTCAACCTGGATGCCATGGTCACCATTTGCCAGATCCTTTCCGACAAGGAAAACGACTTATGGGCCTACAAGTTGCCAGACGGCCGTAGCATTAAAAAAGGAATAGCATTTCTCTACCCCTATGTGGCGGATAAGGCGAAATGGCCTTACAAAAAGGACGTGATGTATTGGGATGAATGGCCGGTGGCACAGCCCTTCCTGGTATTTGGCGCAACCGCATACCAGCAGCAGGAATGGTTGGATACCTGGAAGAAACTGGATCATCAACCCTCCAATGCAGAGGTAGTACGTAATCTACCGGTACGGCATCCGCTGATATGGCTATAA
- a CDS encoding family 16 glycosylhydrolase produces the protein MRKTQLLSYCLLAIVGITACSKKNDESPKLNNETALAAAEPPTVQVPGVCEYDLDEAALKAQGYTKVFEDNFNTLDTTKWDRWNSGGYNNELQLYTPKNLRIVDGKLLIKPVKETVTGATDPDDPTKKKFDFTSGRIESHYNFKASTTTPKVRISARIKQPLGFGMWPAFWSYGGNWPTNGELDILEGFGERNLYNTNIWYGSTAGTPDHDYTLSMTYVQSQSDLTSCYHVYEAIWQKDTVTFLLDGTVTRKLVSSTPAGRFIPKFFNKTQHITLNAAIGGDQFGTIDPSQVVLGDTYVDWVRVYTAK, from the coding sequence ATGAGAAAAACACAATTGTTATCTTATTGCCTTCTGGCAATTGTAGGCATCACTGCCTGTTCGAAAAAGAATGACGAAAGCCCGAAACTCAACAACGAAACAGCGCTTGCAGCAGCTGAGCCACCGACTGTACAGGTACCCGGCGTTTGTGAATACGACCTGGATGAAGCTGCATTAAAGGCACAGGGTTATACTAAAGTATTTGAAGACAACTTCAATACACTTGACACTACTAAGTGGGATCGCTGGAACAGTGGCGGTTATAACAATGAACTGCAGCTGTATACGCCTAAAAATCTCCGCATTGTAGATGGTAAATTATTAATTAAACCTGTAAAGGAAACAGTGACCGGGGCGACCGATCCTGACGATCCTACGAAGAAAAAATTCGATTTCACTTCCGGTAGAATTGAATCCCACTACAACTTCAAAGCATCTACCACTACTCCTAAAGTGCGCATATCAGCCCGCATAAAACAACCGCTGGGCTTCGGTATGTGGCCAGCCTTCTGGTCGTACGGCGGCAATTGGCCGACTAACGGAGAACTGGACATCCTGGAAGGATTTGGAGAAAGGAATCTCTACAACACCAATATATGGTATGGCAGCACCGCCGGTACTCCGGATCACGACTATACGCTTTCAATGACATATGTACAATCGCAATCTGATCTGACCTCCTGCTATCATGTATATGAAGCGATCTGGCAGAAAGATACGGTTACCTTCCTGCTTGATGGCACCGTTACAAGGAAACTGGTATCATCAACACCGGCCGGTCGGTTCATTCCAAAGTTCTTTAACAAAACGCAGCACATCACACTGAATGCTGCTATTGGCGGAGATCAGTTTGGCACTATTGATCCATCACAGGTGGTATTGGGAGACACCTATGTAGATTGGGTGAGAGTATATACCGCTAAATAA